A stretch of Alphaproteobacteria bacterium DNA encodes these proteins:
- the rpe gene encoding ribulose-phosphate 3-epimerase, whose amino-acid sequence MTQQKTRIAPSILSADFARLGDEIRAITDAGADFIHVDVMDGHFVPNITIGPVVVKSARSHTKLPFDVHLMIAPVDPYIEAFATAGADIITIHAEAGPHLHRSLQHIKAQGVKAGVSLVPTTSPDCLRYIMDDIDLVLVMTVNPGFGGQSFIRSQLDKIRFIRKMIDESGRDIDLQVDGGINAQTAPEVVAAGADMLVAGSAVFTGNAQDYAKNISALRI is encoded by the coding sequence ATGACACAGCAAAAAACACGTATTGCACCTTCTATTCTGTCGGCAGACTTTGCTCGCTTGGGCGATGAAATTCGCGCCATCACTGATGCCGGAGCAGATTTTATACATGTGGATGTGATGGATGGCCATTTTGTGCCTAATATCACCATAGGCCCGGTGGTGGTAAAATCTGCCAGAAGCCATACCAAACTGCCTTTTGATGTGCATTTGATGATTGCTCCTGTAGACCCGTATATCGAGGCCTTTGCCACTGCGGGGGCAGATATTATCACTATTCATGCAGAAGCAGGGCCGCACTTGCATCGCAGCTTACAGCATATTAAAGCGCAAGGCGTAAAAGCCGGCGTGTCTTTAGTGCCAACTACATCGCCCGATTGTTTGCGTTATATTATGGATGACATTGACCTTGTCTTGGTAATGACGGTAAATCCGGGGTTTGGTGGGCAAAGCTTTATCCGCTCCCAATTGGATAAAATCCGCTTTATCCGCAAGATGATAGATGAATCAGGGCGTGATATTGATTTGCAGGTAGATGGTGGCATTAATGCGCAAACTGCCCCTGAGGTAGTCGCTGCCGGTGCCGATATGCTGGTGGCGGGCTCTGCCGTCTTCACAGGCAATGCGCAAGATTATGCCAAAAACATCAGCGCATTGCGCATATAA
- a CDS encoding 3-hydroxybutyrate dehydrogenase: MQLQGKVAIITGAARGIGEGIARRYVQEGANVAIADIRLEDAEQTAAELTKMGPGKAMGIEMDVTSEDAVNAGVQQVVDAWDGVDILVSNAGIQIVHKLENFPFADWKKMLAIHLDGAFLTTKACLPHMYKKGGGSVIYMGSVHSKEASPLKSAYVTAKHGLMGLMRVVSKEGAKHGVRANVICPGFVKTPLVEKQIPEQAKELGITEKEVVEKVMLGETVDTEFTTVEDVAEAALFFGAFKTNALTGQSLVVSHGWYMN, translated from the coding sequence ATGCAACTGCAAGGTAAAGTGGCAATCATAACAGGGGCTGCAAGAGGTATTGGCGAAGGTATAGCCCGCCGTTATGTGCAGGAAGGTGCAAATGTTGCGATAGCAGATATTCGCTTGGAAGATGCCGAGCAAACCGCTGCAGAACTCACTAAAATGGGCCCGGGCAAAGCGATGGGAATTGAAATGGATGTGACTTCGGAAGATGCAGTAAATGCAGGGGTGCAACAAGTGGTGGATGCTTGGGACGGCGTTGACATTTTAGTCTCTAATGCAGGCATACAAATTGTGCATAAGCTTGAAAACTTCCCTTTTGCCGATTGGAAAAAGATGCTGGCAATTCATTTGGATGGGGCATTTCTAACTACCAAAGCATGTCTGCCGCATATGTATAAAAAAGGTGGCGGCAGCGTGATATATATGGGATCTGTGCATTCCAAAGAAGCTTCGCCGCTTAAATCAGCGTATGTTACCGCCAAGCATGGGTTGATGGGGCTAATGCGCGTGGTGAGCAAGGAAGGCGCAAAACATGGCGTGCGTGCCAATGTGATTTGCCCGGGCTTTGTTAAAACCCCGCTGGTAGAAAAACAAATACCCGAACAGGCAAAAGAGCTGGGTATAACTGAAAAAGAAGTGGTAGAAAAAGTGATGCTGGGTGAAACCGTAGATACCGAATTTACCACTGTGGAAGATGTGGCTGAAGCAGCATTGTTCTTTGGTGCATTCAAAACTAATGCACTTACAGGACAATCGCTGGTAGTAAGCCACGGTTGGTATATGAACTAG
- a CDS encoding patatin-like phospholipase family protein, producing the protein MTMQFAKHPPIPHVEEKIILVLQGGGALGSYQAGAFEALANACYDPEWIAGISIGSINAAIIAGNPPQQRLEKLKQFWQLVSANVTLSPVVNNNMGRKIFNEYSAFVTAMQGVEGFFRPRMPSPFNLSPVSYYDTSPLRDTLLKFVDFDYLNACHVRLSIGAVNVETGNFAYFDSLTDTICPEHIMASGALPPGFPPVEIDGQWYWDGGLVSNTPLQYVIDNMKNDQDSCIFQVDLYSASGPMPQTLLDVEQRESDIRYSSRTRLNTSYFKKVQQMRRTLQRLIEKLPEDIKSDPDWQALNEWSSDAAITVVHLINRRKEYQTNSKDYEFSRYSMQEHWSSGKGDVEHTLNHPQWLEREKPKHGVRVLDLCNK; encoded by the coding sequence ATGACGATGCAGTTTGCCAAGCATCCTCCCATTCCGCATGTTGAAGAAAAAATTATTCTGGTGCTACAAGGCGGTGGTGCGCTAGGTTCCTATCAGGCAGGGGCGTTTGAGGCACTCGCGAATGCGTGCTACGATCCCGAATGGATCGCAGGCATCTCTATTGGTTCTATCAATGCAGCAATTATTGCAGGCAACCCCCCACAGCAACGACTCGAAAAATTAAAGCAATTTTGGCAGCTGGTATCAGCAAACGTAACGCTGTCACCGGTGGTAAATAACAACATGGGGCGCAAAATTTTTAATGAATACAGTGCCTTTGTTACGGCCATGCAGGGCGTAGAGGGTTTTTTCAGACCACGTATGCCTTCGCCATTCAATCTCAGCCCAGTAAGTTATTACGATACCTCGCCACTGCGCGATACGTTATTAAAGTTCGTGGATTTTGACTATTTGAATGCCTGCCATGTACGTTTGAGCATAGGTGCAGTCAATGTCGAAACAGGAAACTTTGCCTATTTTGACTCGCTCACCGACACGATTTGCCCCGAGCATATTATGGCGAGTGGGGCGTTACCGCCTGGATTCCCCCCAGTTGAAATAGACGGTCAATGGTATTGGGATGGTGGTCTTGTATCTAATACGCCGCTGCAATATGTTATTGATAATATGAAAAATGATCAGGATAGCTGTATTTTTCAGGTGGATTTATACAGCGCAAGCGGGCCTATGCCACAAACCTTGCTGGATGTAGAGCAACGTGAGAGTGATATTCGTTATTCCAGCCGTACTCGTCTTAATACCAGTTATTTCAAAAAAGTGCAGCAGATGCGTCGCACTTTGCAGCGCCTTATAGAAAAACTACCGGAAGACATTAAAAGCGATCCGGATTGGCAGGCGCTGAATGAGTGGAGTTCGGATGCGGCTATTACGGTGGTGCATTTAATAAACCGGCGCAAAGAATATCAAACGAACAGTAAAGATTATGAGTTCTCGCGATATTCAATGCAGGAGCATTGGAGCAGCGGCAAAGGTGATGTGGAACACACATTAAACCACCCGCAATGGCTAGAGCGAGAAAAACCCAAACACGGCGTTCGCGTTTTGGATCTATGTAATAAGTAA